From the genome of Streptomyces sp. NBC_00523:
ACCCGGCGTCCGGCTCGTTCTCGGTGCACGCCGAGCGGGCGATCGGGCCGTGGGCCGGGTTCACGGCGGGCTGGGCGTTCTGGGTGCTGCTCTGCACGGCCGTCGGCCTGGAGGGGATCGGCGCGGCCAAGATCGTGACGGGCTGGCTGCCGGGGACCCCCGAATGGGCCTGGGTGGCGCTGTTCATGGTGGTGTTCCTGGGGACGAACCTGGCCTCGGTGACGAAGTTCGGCGAGTTCGAGTTCTGGTTCGCCGCGCTCAAGGTCACCGCGATCACGCTGTTCCTGGTCCTCGGCGTGCTGGCGGTCCTGGGCGTGCTGCCGGGCACGGACGCGCCGGGCACCGCCAACCTCAGCGGCGAGGGCGGCTTCCTGCCGAACGGCTCGGACGGCCTGGTCATCGGACTCCTCGCCTCCGTCTTCGCGTACGGCGGTCTGGAGACGGTCACCATCGCCGCCGCGGAGTCGGAGAACCCGGTGCGCGGCGTCGCGACGGCCGTGCGGACGGCGATGTGGCGGATCGCGCTGTTCTACGTGGGCTCGATGGCGGTCGTCGTGACACTGGTGCCCTGGGACGACCCGAAGGTGGTGGAGGTGGGGCCGTTCTACGCGGCGCTCGACCACCTCGGCATCGGCCAGGCCGCGCAGATCATGAACGTCGTCATCCTGGTCGCCCTGCTCTCCGCGATGAACGCCAACATCTACGGCGCCTCGCGCATGGCCTGCTCGCTGGTGGCGCGCGGCCAGGGCCCGAAGCGGCTGGGCCGGGTCTCCGGCGGGGTGCCGCGCACGGCGGTCCTGGTCTCGTCCGTCTTCGGCTTCCTGTGCGTGCTGCTGAGCTACTGGCGGCCGGACGACGTCTTCCCCTGGCTGCTGAACATGACCGGTGCGGTGATCCTGGTCGTCTGGATCTTCATCGCCGTCTCCCAGCTGATCCTGCGGGCCCGCCTGGAGCGCGAGGCGCCCGAGAAGCTGGTGGTGCGGATGTGGCTGTTCCCGGGGCTGACGGTGGTGGCGCTGCTCGCCATGGCCGGGATCTTCGTCCTGATGCTCCGCCAGCCCTCGACCCGTGACCAGCTCCTGGCGTCGGGCGCGCTGACGGTGGCCCTGGCCGCGATCGGGGCCGTACGCCAGCGGCGGCGCGCCGGAGTCTGAGCCGTAACCCCGTAAAACCGTACGAAACACCGGGTCCTAAGCCGAAGGGCTGACCCGGTGTTTCGCTTTGCTGCTGTTAGCCTGCTGTTGCATAGGGATTGCAATAACAACTTGTCAGCAGTTGGAGGGTTCGAAACCAATGGCCACGTACACGCTCCCGGAACTCCCGTACGACTACGCCGCGCTCGAACCGGTCATCAATCCGCAGATCATCGAGCTCCACCACGACAAGCACCACGCCGCTTACGTGAAGGGCGCCAACGACACCCTGGAGCAGCTGGAAGAGGCGCGGGACAAGGAGGCCTGGGGAGCGATCAACGGCCTCCAGAAGAACCTCGCCTTCCACCTGTCCGGCCACATCCTGCACTCGATCTACTGGCACAACATGACCGGTGACGGCGGCGGCGAGCCGCTGGCCGCGGACGGGGTCGGCGACCTCGCGGACGCGATCACCGAGTCGTTCGGCTCCTTCGCCGGTTTCAAGTCCCAGCTGACGAAGGCCGCGGCCACCACGCAGGGCTCCGGCTGGGGCGTCCTCGCGTACGAGCCGGTCAGCGGCAAGCTGATCGTGGAGCAGGTCTACGACCACCAGGGCAACGTGGGCCAGGGCTCCGTCCCGGTCCTGGTCTTCGACGCCTGGGAGCACGCCTTCTACCTCCAGTACAAGAACCAGAAGGTCGACTTCATCGAGGCGATGTGGGCCGTCGTCAACTGGCAGGACGTGGCGAAGCGCTACGCCGCCGCCAAGGAGCGCGCGGACGTGCTGCTGCTCGCCCCCTGAGCCGACGTCCCCGCGCGCGGGACACACCGGACGTCCTGCCTCGTGATCGTCTTCTCAACCTTCACCGGCAGGCGGATGAAGGGGAGGCCCCCGCCTGGACGTGACAGGCGGGGGCCTCTCTGTGGCCCGGGCCCGGCTGCCATGATGTCCGGCATGAGGAGCACGTCATGACGATCACCGTCCACGAGCTGGTGTACTACCCGGTCAAGGGCTGCGCCGGGACCCGGGTCGACTCCGCGCGGGTCACCGTCACCGGCCTGGAGCACGACCGGATGTTCATGGTGGTCGACGCGGCCGACGGCGCGTTCCGCAGCCAGCGCACCCACCCCGCGATGGCGGCGATCGGGGTCCGCGTCCTCGACGCCGGGGCGGCCCTCGACCTGTCCGCCGAGGCCGTCGGGCCGCTGCGCCTGGAGGTGGCGCCGGACGGGCCGCGCCGCGAGGTCAGCATGTTCGGCCGGGACCTCGGCGAAGCCGTCGACCAGGGCGACGAGGCCGCGCGGTGGTTCTCCGACGCGCTCGGGGCCGCGTGCCGCCTCGTCCGGGTGCGCCCCGGCTTCGACCGCGACGGCTGGGGCGAGACCCCCGGCAAGGTCAACTTCGGCGACGCGCACGCGGTCCTGGTCACCTCGACCGCCTCGCTCGCCGGGCTCAACGCCCGCATCGCGGCCCGGGGCGACGCCGCGCCCGTGCCCATGGACCGCTTCCGGGCCAACATCGTGCTGACCGGTGACGACGAGCCGCACTTCGAGGACCGGGTGGCGCGGATGACCGTGGGCACCGCCGAACTCGCCCACTCGGTCAAGGCGATCCGCTGCAACGTCCCGCTCATCGACCAGCGGACCGGGCGCCGTGCCGGCCCGGAGCCGGTGCGCACCCTGGCCACATACCGCAGGGAGCCGGAGTTCGGCAACAAGCTCAGCTTCGGCGCGAAGAACGCGGTGGTCCGGGAGGGCGTGGTGCGGGTCGGCGACCCGGTCTCCGTGCACAGCCCGGCGGCCGGCTGAGCACCCCCCGTAAAACCAGCTGCCCGCCTCCCGCAACTCCCCTATCGTCGTGCTGATTTGCCCGGAACGGGACGACGACGTGGAGGATGACTGTGCGCTACCGCGAGCTGGGACGCAGCGGACTTTCGGTGTCCGAGATCGGCTACGGGGCCTGGGGCATCGGCGAGTCCAGCTGGGTGGGGGCGACGCGGGACGAGTCGCTGCGCGCCCTGCACCGGGCCGTCGACCTCGGCGTGAACCTCATCGACACCGCACGCGGCTACGGCGAGAGCGAGCGCATCGTCGGGCAGCTGGTCCGCGAACGGGCCGGTGACGAGGTACTGGTGGCGACCAAGGTGCCGCCGAAGAACGGTGAGTGGCCGGCGGCGGACGGCCTGGACCCGGCGGACACGTTCCCCGGCGCGCACATCCGCAGCAGCCTGGAGACCAGCCTCGCCGCTTCCGGCCTGGACCACTTCGACGTGCTCCAGTTCCACGTCTGGAACGACGAGTGGCTGGGGCGCGGGGACTGGCTGGAGACCGTCGCGGCGCTGAAGCAGGAGGGGAAGATCCGCCTGTTCGGGGTCTCGGTCAACGACCACTCCCCGGAGAGCGCGGTCGCGCTCGTGCGCAGCGGGGCCGTGGACAGCGTGCAGGTCATCTACAACGTGTTCGACCAGGCCCCCGCCGAGGAGCTGCTGCCGGCCTGCGCGGAGCACGGGGTCGGCGTGATCGTCCGGGTCGCCCTGGACGAGGGCGGGCTGACCGGCCGGATCACCGCGGACACGACGTTCCCCGAGGGCGACTTCCGCAACCGCTACTTCCGCGACGACCGCCCGGCCCAGGTCGAACGGCGCGTCGCGGCGATCGTGGCGGACCTGGGCGTCGAGCCGGACGCGATCGCGGAGCACGCGCTGCGGTTCGTCCTGAGCCACCCGGCGGTCTCCACCGTGATCCCGGGGATGCGCAGCGTCCGTAACGTGGAGCGCAACACCGCGCTCAGCGACGGACAGCCGCTCACCGAGGAACAGCTGGCGGTCCTGGCCAAGCACCGCTGGCCGCGCAACTTCTACTCCTGACCGGGAAGTTCACCGGTCCGCGCCGCCGCCGGGGTCTTCGTCCACGGGCCGACGCCGAGCCGGCCCGTGGTGCCGAGGTCCAGCTCCGGGGTGACCGTCACGGGCGCGGCGCCGGGCTTCGCGGTGACCTCGGTGTAGGGGGCGTTCACCGGGTCGCCCTCCGTGGTGGTGTTGCGCCAGGCGAGGGTGGCGCGCGCGCTCTCGCCGGGGCGCAGCGTGACGGGGCGGGGTTCGGCGTTGCCGCCGATGCCGGTGGAGATCGCGGTGGTGCCGTGCAGGATCTTGACCCCGCTGACCGGCTTGCGGTCCTCGCCGAGGAGCCGGAGCGCCGGGTAGCCGTTCAGCTCGTAGTCGGTGGTGGAGCAGTTGATGAGGTTGATGCCCACGACGCGCAGCCCCATCGCGGCGTCGCCCCGGTCGTTGGTGATGCGGACCCCGGAGGAGGGACAGTCGCCGCCCGCCCCGTCCGCCGGGACGGCCCGCACCCTCATGAGCCGGGCCCGGTACGAGCGCGCCGAGCCCGGTCCGTCCGCCGCGTCCAGGGGCCGCCGCACGGTCTGGCCGGGCTTCACCGCCTCCACGGTGCGGGTGATGTTGTCCATGGCCTCGCCCAACCCGTTGACCAGGGTGAACGTGAGGGTGAAGGTGAGCGGTTCCTTCTCGGTGTTGGTGACCTCGAACCCGGTGGACGGGGCGCCGGAGGGACCGCACTTGCCGCTGATCACCCGGACGTTGTCCCAGGTCCGCCCGGCGGGGTCGGGGAGCGGCGCGAGGGAGGCGCAGGTCGCGCCGGGCGAGGCGGAGGCCCCGGCGGTCTCCTTCCCGCATCCGGCGAGCAGCGCGGTGCTCGCGAGGGCGGCACACAGGATGAGGGCGGAGGCTGGGCGCATCCGCCCAGAAGATCAAAGAGCGCCGGGGCGGGCTGTGTGCCAGGTCACATATTGCGTCACGGTGGCGTCACAGACGGCGGCGGGGAGTGCTCCCCGCCGCCGTCGGACGGTCAGTCGAAGATCGGGCCCTGGGTGCGGGTGCGCTTGATCTCGTAGAAGCCGGGGATCGAGGCGACCATCAGGGTGCCGTCCCAGAGCTTCGCGGCCTCCTCGCCCTTGGGGGCCGGGGTGACGACCGGGCCGAAGAAGGCGATCTGCTCGCCGTCGGCGCCGGGGACGGCGATGACCGGGGTGCCGACCTCCTGGCCCACCTTCTCGATGCCCTCCTTGTGGGAGGCGCGCAGCTCGGTGTCGTAGGTGTCGGAGTCCGCGTGGGCGGCGAGCTCGACGGGGAGGCCGACGTCCTTGAGGGCGTTCTCGACGGCCTCGCGGGTCGGGCCCTCGCCGCGGTTGTGGAAGCGGGTGCCGAGCGCGGTGTAGAGCGGGCCGACGACCTCGTCGCCGTGCAGCTGCTGGGCGGCGATCACGACGCGGACCGGGCCCCACGCCTTGTTCTCCAGCATGTCGCGGTACTCGGCGGGCAGCTCGTCGAGCCGGTCCTCGTTGAGTACGGCCAGGCTCATGACGTGCCAGCGGACCTCGACGTCGCGGACCTTCTCCACCTCCAGCATCCAGCGGGAGGTCATCCAGGCCCAGGGGCAGAGCGGGTCGAACCAGAAGTCGACGGGGGTCCTGCCGGTCGCCGTGCTGTTGTCAGACATCTCTCTCCTCGAACGGACGGATCGCGTCGGTGCGAAAGTCTGTGCCCGAGAACACCGCAGCACGCTCCGGCCATTCCCGCCCGCGGGTCGGGAGGGCGGCATGGGAGGATCAAACTATTCGAACGTGACACAAAGGAGTGTGCCGTGCCCGGCGAGAACCTGTCCCGAGACGAGGCCCGTGAGCGGGCCGAGCTGCTGACCGTCGACGGTTACGACGTCGAACTCGACGTCCGCTCCGCGACCGGCGGCCCCGGCGGGGACGACCCGGCGGGCGGTCCGCTGACCTTCCGCTCGGTGACGACGATCCGGTTCCGCGCGGCGCGCGGCGGCGCGTCCACCTTCGCGGACCTCATCGCCCCCTCGGTCAGCGCGGTGACGCTGGACGGCACCGCGCTGGACCCGGCGGCCGTGTTCGACGGGGCGCGGATCGCGCTGGCGGACCTGGCGGAGGGCGAACACGTCCTGGTGGTCGACGCGCAGTGCGCGTACAGCCGGACCGGCGAGGGCATGCACCGCTTCGTGGACCCGGAGGACGGCGAGGTCTACCTCTACACCCAGTACGAGCCGGCGGACGCCCGCCGCGTCTTCGCCAACTTCGAACAGCCCGACCTCAAGGCCCCGTACCGCTTCCGGGTGACGGCGCCCGCCGAGTGGACGGTGTGGAGCAACGGCGCGGAGGAGTCCCGCGAGGGCGGCGTGTGGCGGTTCGCGGAGACCGAGCCGATCTCGACGTACATCACGGCGGTCGTCGCCGGTCCGTACCACTACGTCACCGACTCCTACAGCCGGAGCTTCGAGGACGGCACGACGCTGGAGATCCCGCTCGGCGCGATGTGCCGCAAGGGGCTCGCCAAGTACTTCGACTCCGACGACATCTTCCTGATCACCAAGCAGGGCCTGGACTTCTTCCACGAGAACTTCGACTACCCGTACCCGTTCGGGAAGTACGACCAGGCGTTCGTGCCGGAGTACAACCTCGGCGCGATGGAGAACCCGGGCTGTGTCACGTTCCGCGAGGAGTACATCTTCCGCGGCAAGGTGACGCGGGCGGCGTACGAGGGCCGGGCCAACGTCATCCTGCACGAGATGGCGCACATGTGGTTCGGGGACCTCGTCACCATGCAGTGGTGGGACGACCTGTGGCTGAAGGAGTCCTTCGCGGACTTCATGGGCGTCTTCGCGATGACCGGCGCGACCCGCTTCGAGGACGGCTGGATCACCTTCGCCAACAACCGCAAGTCCTGGGCGTACCGCGCCGACCAGCTGCCGTCCACCCACCCGATCACGGCCGACATCCGTGACCTGGAGGACGCCAAGCTGAACTTCGACGGCATCACGTACGCGAAGGGCGCCTCCGTCCTCAAGCAGCTCGTGGCGTACGTGGGCCGGGAGGCGTTCCTGGAGGGCGCGCGGCGCTACTTCAAGAAGCACGCGTACGGGAACACCCGGCTCGGGGACCTGCTGTCGGTGCTGTCCGAGACGTCCGGCCGGGACATGACCGCGTGGTCGCGCTCCTGGCTGCAGACCGCGGGCGTCAACTCGATGACCCCGGTGGCGACGTACGACGCGGCCGGCCGGATCACCGAGCTGGCCGTCCTCCAGGAGGCCGCCGAGTCCCACCCGGAGCTGCGGCCGCACCGGGTCGCCGTCGGCCTGTACCGCCGCGACACCGAGGGCGCGCTGGTGCGTTACGCGCGTGCCGAGGCGGATGTGTCGGGTCCGCGCACCGTGATCGGGGAGCTGGCCGGGGCCGAGCGGCCCGAGCTGATCCTCGTCAACGACGACGACCTGACGTACTGCAAGGTCCGCTTCGACGAGGTGTCGCTCGCCACGCTGCGCGCGCACCTGGGCGACATCACGGACCCGCTGGCCCGGGCGCTGTGCTGGTCGGCGCTGTGGAACCTCACCCGCGACGGGCTGATGCCCGCCCGCGACTTCGTCTCGCTGGTCCTGGCCTTCGCCGGGCGCGAGACGGACATCGGTGTCCTTCAGATGCTGCACGCCTGGACGCGCGGCGCGCTCGTGAACTACGCGGCTCCCGCGTGGCGCGAGGAGGGCGGCCGGGCGCTGGCCGAGGGCGCGCTCGGCGAACTGCGGCTCGCCGAGCCGGGCAGCGAGCACCAGCTCGCCTGGGCCCGGTTCTTCGCGTCGGTCGCCGCGTCGGACTCCGACTTCCAGCTGCTGTCCGGGCTGCTCGACGGCACCGCCCGGATCGACGGGCTCGACGTCGACCAGGAGCTGCGCTGGGCGTTCCTGTCCCCGCTGGTCGCCCACAGCGCGGCCGGTGAGGCGGCGGTCGACGCGGAGCTGGCCCGCGACGACACGGCCTCCGGCAAGCGGCACCACGTACGGTGCCTGGCCTCGCGGCCGTCCGCCGAGGTGAAGGCCCGGGCGTGGGCGGACGTCGTGGAGTCGGACGCGCTGTCCAACGCCCTGGTGGAGGCGACGATCGCGGGCTTCGCGCAGTCCTCCCAGCGGGAGCTGCTGGCGCCGTACGCCGCGCGGTACTTCGAGGCGATCGAGCGGGTCTGGGCCGAGCGGTCGATCCAGATCGGGATGGCCGTGGTCCGGGGGCTGTTCCCGTCCCTGCAGGACGACCCGGCGACGCTGGAGGCGACCGACGCGTGGCTGGCGGCCCGGCCCGACGCGGCGCCCGCGCTGCGGCGGCTGGTGCTGGAGGCCCGGGACGACCTGGCGCGGGGCCTGCGGGCGCAGGCGGCGGACTCGGTGGCGTAGGGCGCCCGGCCGGATGGCGATGCAGAACGGTGTTCTTGTCCGGGTATGTCGACGGGCCTGTAACAACGGTTAAAGACCGGGCCGTTGGCGGGATACACCGGAGCATGACCCAGAACACCCCGCTCCAGTCCGGCCGCCCCGTCCCCTCCCGTGGGCATCAACGCGTCTTCTCCGCCGCCCAGTTGAAGGCGATGGGCGTGCCCGTCGGGCGGGCGGTGGAGCGGTGCGGGGACGGCGGTCCGTGGCAGCAGCCGCTGCCCGGCGTCTTCGTCCTGCACCCCGGGGAGCTCAGCGGCCCGGAGCGGCTGCGGTCCGCCCTGCTGTACGCGGGCCGCCCGCCGGCCTCCGGACGTCGCCCCGCCCCCGGGCGTACCGCGGACCCGGCGTACGGCGACGCGGTGCTCACCGGGCTCGCCGCGCTCTCGCTGTACGGCTTCGCCGCCGCGCCGCCCGCCGCCTCCGTGGAGCGGGTCGACGTGCTGGTGCCCCGGGTGCGGCGGCTGCGCTCGGCCGGATACGCCCGGCTGCTGCGGACAGCCGAACCGCCGGGCCCGGAGTGGGTGGACGGGCTGCCGGTGGCCCCGGTGGCACGGGCGCTGGCGGACGCGGTGGCTGGGCTCGGGGACGCGGTCACGGTGCGCCGGCTGCTCACCGAGGCGGTGCGCGGCGGTCACTGCGAACCGGCCGTGCTGGTGGGCGAGCTGAACCGGGCCAAGGTGCTCGGCCGGCCGCAGGTGGTCGGCGCGATCGACTCGCTGCTCGCCGAGGGCCGGGCGATGGCGGAGGAGCGGCTGTACGCCATGGTGCGCACGCACGGGCTCGATGAGCCGCTGTGGAACGTGGACCTGAGGCTGCCCGGCGGCCCGCATCTGGGCCGCGTGGACGCCTACTGGCCCGAGGAGGCGGTCGCGGTGGAGCTGGACGCCAGGGCCCCGCGCCACAGCCGCCAGGACGAGAAGCACGAGGCCGAGTGGTCGGCGTACGCGGCGCGGCGCGAGCACCTGGAGCGGCTCGGCGTCACCGTCGTGCACCTCACGCCGAAGAAGCTGCGGGACGCGCTCGGGCAGCAGGCGGCCGTGGTCCGGACAGCGCTGATGGCCGCGGCGGACCGGGAGCCGGCGGCGTACGTGATGATCCTTCCCCGCTGAACCGGGGCCCCACACCTCACGCCTCGTCCCCCTCACGCCACATGGCTGAATTCGCGTCCCGTATCGGCCCGTTCGTCCCTGCTGACGCTCCCGTACCGGTGGCGGAATCCCGCCATGTACCCAACAAGCCCCCCACAACTCTCCACAAACCCCTGTCATTTACGAAAGGGTGAGCGGTCATCCGGTACCGATTTCCGGACTCTCTCTTTCACATACAGGGATGCTGATGACCTCCGAATCCCCCGGTTCCATATCCGGAGCGAGACGCGCGGCCCGGGTGGCGGCCGCCGCCGGTCTGGTGGCCGCGCTGGCCGCCACCGGTGTCGCCCCCGTCTTCGCCGCCGACGATCCGGCCTCCTCCCCCGTCAAGGCCGCCGGCACCGCTCCGGCGGACAAGCTGGGCACCGCCGACGCCGAGGTCCTGACCAAGGCCAAGGCCAAGGGCGAGAAGAACGTCACGATGATGGTCGCGACCGCCCCCGGCGCGACCGAGCAGGTCACCAAGCAGCTGGACGCCGTCAAGGGCTCCGTGCTGGGGCGCGCCTACGACAAGCTGGGCTACGTACGCGCGACCGTGCCGACCGCGACCGCCGAGGCCACCATCAAGGCGGCTTCGAAGCTCAGCTCCGTCCACGGCATCGATCTCAAGCAGGAGATCGTGCTGGACGACCCGACGCCCGCGGCCGACCGGGCGACCGGCGCCAAGAGCAAGGCCAAGTCCACCGGCAGCTACCCGGCCCCCGGGAAGAAGACGCCGGCGAAGAACCCGTACAACCCGTCCTTCGAGACGGGCGCGGTCGACTTCGTGAAGCAGCACCCGAAGGCCGACGGCCGCGGGATCACCATCGGCGTCCTGGACGCGGGCGTCGACATCGCGCACCCCGCGCTCCAGAAGACCACCACCGGTGAGCGCAAGATCACCGACTGGGTGACCGCCACCGACCCGGTGAGCGACGGCGACGGCACCTGGCTACGGATGACGGACGCCGTCTCCGGCCCGGTGTTCACGTACAAGGGGCGTACGTACAACGCGCCCAAGGGCTCGTACAGGATCAGCCTGTTCGCCGAGGCCGCCACCAAGGGCGGCGACATGGCGGGCGACCTGAACCGCGACGGCGACACCACCGACACCTGGGCCGTGCTCTACGACCCGGTCACCGGCGCCTCCCGGGTCGACCTGAACAACAACGGCGACTTCCGCGACGACACCGCCCTCAAGCCGTACAAGGAGAAGCACCAGGTCTCCTACTTCGGCAAGGACAACCCGCGCACGGACGTCGTGGAGCGCATCCCGTTCGTCGTGGAGAACCGCAAGGACGTTGTCTACGACGCGGCCGGCGACACCTCCGACTACGTCTCCATCGGGGTCATCGAGTCCGAGCACGGGACGCACGTCGCCGGCATCACCGCCGCCAACGGCCTGTTCGGCGGCCAGATGAACGGTGCCGCGCCCGGCGCGAAGATCGTCTCCTCGCGCGCCTGCACCTGGTCCGGCGGCTGCACCAACATCGCGCTCACCGAGGGCATGATCGACCTCGTCGTGAACCGCGGCGTCGACGTCGTCAACATGTCGATCGGCGGCCTGCCGCCGCTGAACGACGGCAACAACGCCCGCTCCGAGCTGTACAAGCGGCTGGTCGACATCTACGGCGTCCAGCTGGTCATCTCGGCCGGCAACGACGGCCCCGGCGTCAACACCATCGGTGACCCCGGCCTCGCCGACCACGTCATCTCGGTCGGCGCGTCCATCTCCAAGGAGACCTGGGCCGCCAACTACGGCTCCAACGTCACCAAGAAGTACGACATGCTGCCCTTCTCCTCGCGCGGCCCGCGTGAGGACGGCGGCTTCACGCCGACCCTGACGGCGCCCGGCGCGTCGATCAACTCGACGCAGACCTGGCTGCCCGGTTCGCCGGTCGCCGAAGCGGGCTACTCGCTCCCGGCCGGCTACTCCATGCTCCAGGGCACGTCGATGGCCTCCCCGCAGGCCGCCGGCGCCACCGCGCTGCTGCTGTCCGCCGCGAAGCAGAAGCACATCGAGCTGCCCCCGGCCGACCTGCGCACCGCGCTGACCAGCACCGCGACCAAGATCAAGGACGTGCCCGCGCACGCCCAGGGCGCCGGTCTGATCAACATCGTGGACGCCTGGAAGCTGATCGCGAAGCAGGGCGCCCCGGCGCACGAGTACACGGTCAAGGCCCCCGTCGACACCGCGATCGACTTCGCGCTGAAGACCCCGGGCTTCGGCACCGGCCTGTACGACCGCGAGGGCGGCCTCCAGGCCGGCCAGAAGAAGACCTACGACGTCACGGTCACCCGCACCACGGGCCCGGACAAGAAGGTCGAGCACAAGCTCTCCTGGAAGTACGACGACGGCACCTTCTCGCTGGTCGGCCCCAAGAAGGTCGCGCTCCCGCTGGGCAAGCCGGTCACGGTCAAGGTCCAGGCGAAGCCGGGCAGCGCGGGCGTGCACAGCGCGATCCTCCAGCTGGACGACAAGAAGACCGCCGGCACCGACCAGCAGATCCTGACGACGGTCGTCGTCTCCAAGGCGCTGGCGAAGCCGTCCTACGCGTTCAAGGCGTCCGGCTCGGTGCAGCGCAACGGCACCACGTCGTACTTCGTGACCGTGCCGGAGGGCGCCAAGACCCTTGAGGTCGCGATGAGCGCCCTGCGCTCGGGCAGCCAGACCCGCTTCATCGCCATCCACCCGTACGGGGTGCCGGTGGACGACAGCGGTACGCCGTTCTGCTACCCGAACTACGAGAACCCGGCCAACACCTGCCGCCCGGACGCGCGCTCCTACCCGGACCCGCAGCCCGGCGTCTGGGAGATCGAGGTCGAGGCCCGGCGCACGTCGCCGCTGCTGGACAACCCGTACAAGCTGGACGTGGCGCTGCTCGGCGCGACCTTCGACCCGGCGGTGCAGACCATCGCCGAGGCGAAGATCGGCACCCCTGCGTCGGTCGACTGGAAGGTCACCAACAACGCGGGTCCCCTGGAGGGCAAGCTCAAGGGCGGCTCGCTGGGCTCGGCCGCCGTCGAGCGCCCGTCGATCTCCACCGGTGGCACGTACACCAAGGAGGTCACCATCGGTGAGGGCGTCGAGAAGCTGGACGTCGCCATCGGCGGTACGAGCGACGCCAACGCCGACCTCGACCTGTACCTGTACAAGGGGAGCGCCGAGGTCGGCTCCTCCACCACGGCCGGTTCCGAGGAGTCCGTCAGCCTGGTGAAGCCGGCCGCCGGCACGTACACCGTCGTCATCGACGGGTACGACGTCCCGTCCGGGACCACCGAGTACGACTACCGCGACGTGTACTACTCCGCGTCGCTCGGCACGATCTCCGTGGACGAGTCGAAGGCCGTGAACCTGGCCGCCGGCGCGTCCGCCCAGGTCGGCGCCGAGGTGAAGGTGGCCGGTGCGGCTCCCGAGGGGCGGCAGTTCTTCGGCGAGGTCAGCCTCGTGAACGCCCGGGGCACCGCGGCGGGCACCGGCAGCGTCGTGATCGAGAAGGTCACGCCGTAGCCACACGGTGCTGAACATGTGATCCGAACGGCAGTGGGGCGGGTGCT
Proteins encoded in this window:
- a CDS encoding amino acid permease, which translates into the protein MSRTSAPSPTGSPATAPDTGPESPLSQGLKQRHLSMIALGGVIGAGLFVGSGAGIAAAGPSIVIAYAVSGLLVMLVMRMLGEMSAANPASGSFSVHAERAIGPWAGFTAGWAFWVLLCTAVGLEGIGAAKIVTGWLPGTPEWAWVALFMVVFLGTNLASVTKFGEFEFWFAALKVTAITLFLVLGVLAVLGVLPGTDAPGTANLSGEGGFLPNGSDGLVIGLLASVFAYGGLETVTIAAAESENPVRGVATAVRTAMWRIALFYVGSMAVVVTLVPWDDPKVVEVGPFYAALDHLGIGQAAQIMNVVILVALLSAMNANIYGASRMACSLVARGQGPKRLGRVSGGVPRTAVLVSSVFGFLCVLLSYWRPDDVFPWLLNMTGAVILVVWIFIAVSQLILRARLEREAPEKLVVRMWLFPGLTVVALLAMAGIFVLMLRQPSTRDQLLASGALTVALAAIGAVRQRRRAGV
- a CDS encoding superoxide dismutase, giving the protein MATYTLPELPYDYAALEPVINPQIIELHHDKHHAAYVKGANDTLEQLEEARDKEAWGAINGLQKNLAFHLSGHILHSIYWHNMTGDGGGEPLAADGVGDLADAITESFGSFAGFKSQLTKAAATTQGSGWGVLAYEPVSGKLIVEQVYDHQGNVGQGSVPVLVFDAWEHAFYLQYKNQKVDFIEAMWAVVNWQDVAKRYAAAKERADVLLLAP
- a CDS encoding MOSC domain-containing protein gives rise to the protein MTITVHELVYYPVKGCAGTRVDSARVTVTGLEHDRMFMVVDAADGAFRSQRTHPAMAAIGVRVLDAGAALDLSAEAVGPLRLEVAPDGPRREVSMFGRDLGEAVDQGDEAARWFSDALGAACRLVRVRPGFDRDGWGETPGKVNFGDAHAVLVTSTASLAGLNARIAARGDAAPVPMDRFRANIVLTGDDEPHFEDRVARMTVGTAELAHSVKAIRCNVPLIDQRTGRRAGPEPVRTLATYRREPEFGNKLSFGAKNAVVREGVVRVGDPVSVHSPAAG
- a CDS encoding aldo/keto reductase; the encoded protein is MRYRELGRSGLSVSEIGYGAWGIGESSWVGATRDESLRALHRAVDLGVNLIDTARGYGESERIVGQLVRERAGDEVLVATKVPPKNGEWPAADGLDPADTFPGAHIRSSLETSLAASGLDHFDVLQFHVWNDEWLGRGDWLETVAALKQEGKIRLFGVSVNDHSPESAVALVRSGAVDSVQVIYNVFDQAPAEELLPACAEHGVGVIVRVALDEGGLTGRITADTTFPEGDFRNRYFRDDRPAQVERRVAAIVADLGVEPDAIAEHALRFVLSHPAVSTVIPGMRSVRNVERNTALSDGQPLTEEQLAVLAKHRWPRNFYS
- a CDS encoding DUF4232 domain-containing protein, which codes for MRPASALILCAALASTALLAGCGKETAGASASPGATCASLAPLPDPAGRTWDNVRVISGKCGPSGAPSTGFEVTNTEKEPLTFTLTFTLVNGLGEAMDNITRTVEAVKPGQTVRRPLDAADGPGSARSYRARLMRVRAVPADGAGGDCPSSGVRITNDRGDAAMGLRVVGINLINCSTTDYELNGYPALRLLGEDRKPVSGVKILHGTTAISTGIGGNAEPRPVTLRPGESARATLAWRNTTTEGDPVNAPYTEVTAKPGAAPVTVTPELDLGTTGRLGVGPWTKTPAAARTGELPGQE
- a CDS encoding mycothiol-dependent nitroreductase Rv2466c family protein, producing the protein MSDNSTATGRTPVDFWFDPLCPWAWMTSRWMLEVEKVRDVEVRWHVMSLAVLNEDRLDELPAEYRDMLENKAWGPVRVVIAAQQLHGDEVVGPLYTALGTRFHNRGEGPTREAVENALKDVGLPVELAAHADSDTYDTELRASHKEGIEKVGQEVGTPVIAVPGADGEQIAFFGPVVTPAPKGEEAAKLWDGTLMVASIPGFYEIKRTRTQGPIFD